Proteins encoded within one genomic window of Rhinoderma darwinii isolate aRhiDar2 chromosome 5, aRhiDar2.hap1, whole genome shotgun sequence:
- the PTF1A gene encoding pancreas transcription factor 1 subunit alpha, whose amino-acid sequence MDTVLEQFTGLESFPSPYFDEEDFFTDQSSRDHLDADDFLEDDVDFLTGQIQEYYKDSRILHGEDYCDAGNFSFSSSSSGGFPYDCGDGGCDLSPGMKGSSSAAKRRRRMRSEVEMQQLRQAANVRERRRMQSINDAFEGLRSHIPTLPYEKRLSKVDTLRLAIGYINFLSELVQSDLPLRNSNTESSLQPKKVIICHRGTRSPSPSDPDYGLPPLAGHSLSWTDEKQLRDQNIVRTAKVWTPEDPRKLSKSSLNDIENEPPLTLCLDI is encoded by the exons ATGGACACAGTGCTGGAACAGTTCACAGGACTGGAGTCCTTCCCCTCCCCTTACTTTGATGAAGAAGACTTCTTCACTGATCAGTCTTCCAGGGACCACTTAGATGCAGATGACTTCTTGGAAGATGATGTGGACTTCTTGACTGGTCAGATTCAGGAGTACTACAAGGACAGCAGGATACTTCATGGGGAAGATTACTGTGATGCTGGCaacttctccttctcctcctcctcctctggagGTTTCCCCTATGACTGTGGGGATGGAGGTTGTGACTTGTctccaggaatgaaggggagcagctctgctGCCAAGAGAAGGAGAAGGATGAGATCTGAGGTTGAGATGCAGCAGCTGAGACAAGCAGCCAATGTAAGGGAGCGCAGGAGGATGCAGTCCATCAATGATGCCTTTGAGGGATTGAGATCTCACATCCCAACGCTTCCCTATGAGAAGAGGCTCTCCAAGGTGGACACTCTGCGCTTGGCCATCGGTTACATCAACTTTCTCAGCGAGCTGGTGCAGTCAGATCTCCCACTGAGGAACTCAAACACTGAGAGCTCCCTGCAGCCCAAGAAAGTCATCATCTGTCACCGAGGCACAA GATCTCCATCTCCCAGTGACCCAGATTATGGGCTCCCCCCTCTTGCTGGTCATTCTCTTTCCTGGACTGATGAGAAGCAGCTCAGAGATCAGAACATTGTAAGAACCGCTAAAGTGTGGACCCCTGAGGACCCCAGGAAATTAAGCAAATCATCACTGAATGACATTGAAAATGAGCCCCCCCTGACTCTGTGCCTGGACATTTAA